A stretch of Campylobacter gracilis DNA encodes these proteins:
- a CDS encoding transporter substrate-binding domain-containing protein — protein MKKFILSLLVAALASSALCARSLSEIKSSGVLRIGVYDAQPPFSKIEDGVHQGFEVDMANTIAKDMLPSGGKVEFTSVLANQRIKFLQEDKVDAVIATLTVTPEREKQIDFTTPYFSVNIGILTRVEDKIKSLNELQDKTILVLSGGTAETYFEKQGYNIARCDNANACYKALKAGQGDGYADDNLVVLAYPVLDKKVEVNIKNLGTSDFLAIGVKKGNSELLDFLNGELIKLSKEGFFKNSFDNFIEPYYKGTAEKKYFLLDDLYSLL, from the coding sequence ATGAAGAAATTTATCTTAAGTCTGCTTGTCGCAGCTTTGGCCAGTAGCGCGCTTTGCGCAAGATCGCTCTCCGAGATCAAAAGTAGCGGAGTGCTTAGAATAGGCGTTTATGACGCGCAGCCGCCGTTTAGCAAGATAGAAGACGGCGTGCATCAGGGCTTTGAGGTCGATATGGCAAACACCATCGCCAAAGATATGCTTCCATCAGGCGGGAAGGTGGAGTTTACCTCCGTGCTTGCAAATCAGCGTATAAAATTCCTACAAGAAGATAAGGTGGACGCGGTTATCGCAACTCTTACCGTAACTCCGGAGCGCGAGAAGCAGATCGATTTTACGACCCCGTATTTTAGCGTCAATATAGGCATTTTGACCCGCGTCGAAGATAAGATTAAATCCTTAAATGAATTGCAAGATAAAACTATTTTAGTTCTTAGCGGCGGTACCGCAGAAACATACTTTGAAAAGCAAGGCTATAATATCGCCAGATGCGATAACGCAAACGCTTGCTACAAGGCGCTAAAAGCTGGACAGGGCGACGGGTATGCCGATGATAACCTGGTCGTGCTGGCTTATCCGGTATTAGATAAAAAGGTTGAAGTAAATATCAAAAATTTAGGTACTTCGGATTTCTTAGCCATCGGTGTGAAAAAGGGTAATTCGGAGCTTTTGGATTTTCTAAACGGCGAGCTAATCAAGCTAAGCAAAGAGGGCTTTTTCAAAAATTCGTTCGATAATTTCATCGAGCCTTACTACAAAGGAACTGCAGAGAAAAAGTATTTCTTGCTGGACGATCTTTATAGCTTGCTATAA
- a CDS encoding transporter substrate-binding domain-containing protein, whose translation MKKIILALMLAVCSLLSNTLTQIKEKGVIRIGIDGSSPPFSVAKDGGYSGFEILLIEGLVKEIFGDKGSKIQYVVTVGDDRIKAVQDNRVDLDIALISVTKEREKLVDFSDPYFSVNIGVLTRSDDNIRKVSDLNGKTILAQPGTTVFDYFTKQGYNVVPCASANECFNDLKSGKGDGYGDDNLLVFAYAVVDRKVEVNIKNLGSTDFLAIAVQKGNTELLNAVNAGLIELSKKGFFTKIFDESIEPFYKGTIDKKYFLLDDLYSLF comes from the coding sequence ATGAAAAAGATAATCTTGGCGTTAATGCTGGCTGTGTGCTCGCTTCTTAGCAACACTTTGACTCAAATCAAAGAAAAAGGGGTTATTCGAATCGGTATAGATGGCTCGTCTCCGCCGTTTAGTGTCGCTAAAGATGGCGGATATAGCGGCTTTGAGATACTCTTAATCGAAGGACTTGTTAAAGAAATTTTCGGTGATAAAGGCAGCAAGATACAATATGTCGTAACGGTAGGTGATGACCGCATAAAAGCGGTACAGGATAACAGAGTCGATTTAGATATCGCGCTAATCTCGGTTACGAAAGAGCGTGAGAAGCTAGTAGATTTCTCCGATCCATACTTTAGCGTAAATATCGGCGTGCTAACTCGTAGCGACGATAATATCAGAAAAGTCTCCGATCTAAACGGAAAGACTATACTAGCGCAGCCCGGCACTACTGTGTTTGATTACTTTACGAAACAGGGCTATAACGTAGTACCGTGTGCGAGCGCGAATGAATGCTTTAATGACCTAAAATCGGGTAAGGGCGACGGATACGGCGATGATAATCTACTTGTATTTGCTTATGCCGTAGTCGACCGCAAAGTCGAAGTAAATATCAAGAATTTAGGCTCGACGGACTTCCTGGCCATCGCGGTGCAAAAGGGCAATACTGAGCTGCTTAACGCGGTAAATGCGGGATTAATTGAGCTAAGTAAAAAGGGCTTTTTTACAAAAATTTTTGATGAGAGTATTGAGCCTTTTTATAAAGGCACCATTGATAAAAAGTATTTCTTGCTGGACGATCTTTACAGCTTGTTTTAA
- a CDS encoding transporter substrate-binding domain-containing protein: MKKIIFALLIASCSLFANSLAQIKEKGLIRIGIDGSLPPLSVSEDGKYSGFEISLIEELSKEIFGDKGGKIEYVVTLGNDRITAVQDNKVDLDIAAITVTKEREKLVDFSNPYFSVNIGVLTRTDDNIKTVDDLQDKEILAEPGTTAFDYFNKEGFKVISCASSSECFRALKSGRGSGYADDNMVVLGYSVVDRKVEVNIKNLGTTDFLAIAVQKGNDDLLNALNDGLVKLSKNGFFKKIFNDSIDPFYKGKAEKKYFLLDDLYKMF; this comes from the coding sequence ATGAAAAAGATTATATTTGCGTTGTTAATCGCTTCGTGTTCGTTATTTGCTAACTCTTTAGCGCAGATCAAAGAAAAAGGGCTTATTCGCATTGGGATAGACGGCTCACTGCCGCCACTTAGCGTCTCCGAGGACGGCAAATACAGCGGTTTTGAAATTTCGCTTATTGAAGAGCTTTCAAAGGAAATTTTCGGCGATAAGGGCGGCAAAATCGAATATGTTGTAACTCTAGGCAACGACCGTATCACAGCCGTGCAAGATAACAAGGTTGATTTGGATATCGCAGCCATCACGGTTACGAAAGAGCGCGAGAAGCTAGTGGATTTTTCAAATCCCTACTTTAGCGTAAATATCGGCGTGCTAACCCGCACCGATGATAATATAAAAACCGTAGACGATTTACAAGATAAAGAAATTTTAGCAGAGCCCGGCACTACGGCGTTTGATTATTTTAATAAGGAAGGCTTTAAAGTTATCTCATGCGCTAGTTCTAGTGAATGTTTCCGAGCGCTAAAATCCGGTCGCGGCAGCGGCTATGCGGACGATAATATGGTAGTTTTGGGCTATTCGGTTGTAGATCGCAAGGTAGAGGTAAATATCAAGAATTTAGGCACGACGGACTTTTTAGCTATCGCGGTGCAAAAAGGCAACGATGACTTGCTAAACGCCCTAAACGACGGGCTTGTCAAGCTCAGCAAAAACGGCTTTTTCAAGAAAATTTTTAACGATAGCATCGATCCCTTTTACAAGGGAAAGGCTGAGAAAAAATATTTCTTGTTAGATGATCTTTATAAAATGTTTTAA
- a CDS encoding transporter substrate-binding domain-containing protein gives MKKILLSILLGAGALCANSLADIKQAGEIRIGLQDSQPPFSFDDNGTLKGFEVDLANELVKNLFGNKKIKIDFISVASKDRVPSLEQNKVDLIISKLTVTKDRVQKVDFSYPYYSVQIGVLSRKDDNISRIDQIAHKKILSVKGTTAEEHFKNAGYEIATCADANECVARLKAGEGIGFADDNTVVLGYARNDAALDAKIINLGKVDYIAVALSKGNTELLDAVNSSLVKMYKAKFFHKAFDEDIKPYYGGKIDKKHFTLDEVYSLF, from the coding sequence ATGAAAAAAATTCTACTAAGTATTTTGCTGGGTGCTGGCGCGCTTTGCGCTAACTCATTAGCAGATATCAAGCAAGCAGGCGAAATTCGCATAGGCTTGCAAGATTCCCAGCCTCCGTTTAGCTTCGATGATAACGGCACGCTGAAGGGCTTTGAAGTTGATTTGGCAAATGAGCTAGTCAAAAATCTATTTGGCAATAAAAAGATCAAAATCGACTTTATCTCCGTAGCATCTAAAGATCGCGTTCCCTCACTGGAGCAAAACAAAGTAGATCTCATCATATCCAAGCTCACCGTCACAAAAGACCGCGTTCAGAAAGTCGATTTTTCTTACCCGTATTATTCAGTGCAGATCGGCGTGCTAAGCCGCAAGGATGATAATATTTCAAGAATCGATCAGATCGCGCATAAAAAAATTCTAAGTGTTAAAGGCACAACTGCCGAGGAGCACTTTAAAAACGCGGGTTATGAGATTGCGACATGTGCCGATGCCAATGAGTGCGTCGCCAGACTAAAGGCTGGCGAAGGCATAGGCTTTGCCGACGATAACACGGTCGTGCTCGGATACGCTAGAAACGATGCCGCGCTTGATGCAAAAATCATTAACCTTGGCAAGGTAGATTATATCGCCGTTGCCCTATCTAAGGGCAATACCGAGCTACTTGATGCGGTTAATAGCAGCCTGGTAAAAATGTATAAAGCAAAATTTTTTCACAAGGCTTTTGACGAGGATATCAAGCCATACTACGGCGGCAAGATCGATAAAAAGCACTTCACACTCGATGAGGTTTATAGCCTGTTTTAA
- a CDS encoding helix-turn-helix domain-containing protein, with protein MSKEISLDDFLQKISNDIEPSKQCGYNKTELESESIKFDFSSFYTGGEIGYYSSDIICRDSLLHRHERGSRYSFLFFNTGENPICFRSDKDQFVLNKGEFWLGTMQSKLRGVHELENKHYKSSCIALSTAFANELGILKNLNLDQAVCMKKFKTSAVQNIILKELENAAIYDGKIREIFMESKILEMLYRSFHKFNEPENALSLDENRIKTVQKAKKILLENMQNPPGIKELAHLCATNEFALKRDFKAYFGTSVYAMLTNERLEIAKELLSLDQISVNEAAKMVGYNNLSHFSKIFRAKFNILPTQLKKDIKFYYSD; from the coding sequence ATGAGTAAAGAGATAAGTTTAGACGATTTTTTGCAAAAAATATCTAACGACATTGAGCCGTCCAAGCAATGTGGGTATAACAAAACTGAGCTTGAAAGCGAAAGTATAAAATTCGACTTTAGCTCCTTTTATACGGGCGGAGAGATAGGATATTATAGCAGCGATATAATTTGCAGAGATTCCCTTTTGCATCGCCACGAACGGGGCAGCCGCTATTCATTTTTATTTTTCAATACTGGCGAAAATCCTATCTGCTTCAGATCGGATAAAGATCAATTCGTTTTAAATAAAGGTGAGTTTTGGCTCGGAACTATGCAAAGCAAATTGCGTGGCGTTCACGAGCTTGAAAATAAACACTATAAAAGCTCCTGCATAGCGCTTAGCACCGCTTTTGCAAATGAGCTGGGAATTTTAAAAAATTTGAATTTAGATCAAGCCGTTTGCATGAAGAAATTTAAAACAAGCGCCGTGCAAAATATCATCCTCAAAGAGCTCGAAAATGCCGCGATATACGATGGTAAAATACGCGAAATTTTTATGGAAAGTAAAATTTTAGAGATGCTTTATAGAAGTTTTCATAAATTTAATGAGCCCGAAAATGCGCTTAGCCTTGATGAAAATCGCATAAAAACAGTTCAAAAAGCAAAGAAAATATTACTCGAAAATATGCAAAATCCACCTGGCATTAAAGAACTCGCTCATCTTTGCGCTACGAACGAATTTGCACTAAAAAGGGATTTTAAAGCATATTTCGGCACGAGCGTTTATGCGATGCTGACAAATGAGCGACTTGAGATTGCAAAAGAGCTATTGAGTCTAGATCAAATCAGCGTAAACGAAGCCGCCAAAATGGTCGGATACAATAATTTATCGCATTTTTCTAAAATTTTTAGGGCTAAATTTAATATATTGCCGACGCAACTGAAAAAGGATATAAAATTTTACTACTCGGATTAG